In one Chryseobacterium camelliae genomic region, the following are encoded:
- a CDS encoding pentapeptide repeat-containing protein translates to MEESYILDQTFENIDFTKQHLEKGEYENCTFRNCNFEYQDLSGFNFNDCEFVGCNLSMVKLIGTAFRDVNFKECKMFGLQFNDCNEFGLSFRFDGCSLNNSVFYQTSIKKSLFKNSKLIEVDFTECDLSGAVFSHCDFSGAVFDNANLEKTDFRTSVNYLIDPSQNRLKKAKFSLSEIHGLLYKLNIEIDKNS, encoded by the coding sequence TTTACAAAACAGCATTTAGAAAAAGGCGAATACGAAAACTGTACGTTTAGGAATTGTAATTTCGAATATCAGGATCTTTCCGGATTCAACTTTAACGATTGTGAATTTGTAGGTTGTAATCTAAGTATGGTGAAATTGATAGGAACAGCCTTTCGTGATGTAAATTTCAAGGAATGTAAAATGTTTGGACTCCAGTTTAATGACTGTAATGAATTCGGGTTGTCTTTTAGGTTTGATGGCTGCTCTTTAAACAATTCTGTCTTTTATCAGACATCTATTAAGAAAAGCTTATTTAAAAATTCAAAGCTTATCGAAGTTGATTTTACTGAATGTGATTTATCAGGTGCAGTCTTTAGTCATTGTGATTTCTCAGGAGCTGTTTTTGATAACGCCAATCTGGAAAAAACCGATTTTAGAACTTCTGTCAATTATTTGATAGATCCTTCCCAAAACAGGCTTAAAAAGGCTAAATTTTCACTTTCTGAAATCCATGGTCTCCTTTATAAGCTGAATATTGAAATAGATAAGAATAGTTAA